The stretch of DNA CTGTTAAAACATAACAGTTTACGTTAAACTTATCTTTAGATATTATTAATATTTTAGGGGATGCTGTCATGGATTTTGAGAAAGTCATTGCAGATTCAATAGTTAAGAATGGTCAGTTTTGCTCGGAAAATGCCGCTAATAAGGATCAAATCAGCATCGGTTTTGGGATTAACGCCAAATATGCCCGACCTTTGGGCGTTACGATCACTTCGATCGCAATTAATAATCCTGAACTTTTTCTGGATTTTCATATTTTTGCTACTTCTATAGAACAAGACGATTTAGACCGCTTAAAAAAACTCAGGCACTCAATTTACCAATATCCTTATTACCATTTATACGGTTGACGATCTTTTATCTCGCATTTGCCAACACGAAAATGTCTTCCCCTACCCACTTATTTCCGTTTTTTTATTCCGTTTGTTCTAAAGGAGCGCGACAAACTTTTGTATCTTGATGAAGATATATTGTGTCTCCAAGAAATATCTGAATTAGTTCATCTGGATATGGGAAAGCATTTAGCGGCTGTTGTTTCCGATGTTTTATCAGTTGCGCGTAGGCAGTCAGAAGCCCTAAATTTGCAGAGTGAATGTTATTTTAATGCAGGTGTATTGCTAATTAATGTTCACCAATGGTTAAAACAGAATATATCAGAAAAAGCATTATCCCTCCTTTCCGACCGTTCGAAAAACTATGTCTTTTTGGACCAAGATGCTTTAAATTTAATTTTGGACAATGCAAAAAAAATTCTACCTCAAAAATGGAATTTTATTTCTGAAAAACATGAGAAGACCAACATTCCTAAAAACACCATATTACTGCACTGCGCCGCAAATCCAAAACCATGGGACATCTTTTGTGACAAAAAACACAAACCCATCAACTTTATTCTCATTATGAAAGTTTGTCCCCGTGGTCTGGGCTCCCGCTAAGATCACCATCTATACCTTCCGATGCAAGAATATATTCTGAAAAATTTTTACTGAAGGAAATATATATTCGGGAATACTGTGGTATTGTAAATATTAAAAAATGAAATTTTTAAAAACCAGGGGCAGTTAGTATACTCTCTTGGTTTTTAATCCGGCTTTACCGGCCAAACCGGGTTATCCGGATCGCATGTTTCCGGCATGTCCCTAAGCGTCTGGCGGTGAGCTTTCCACGCTTCTCGCTGCACTTCTGTAATCGGGTAATCTGGCGTCATATACTTGTCGGATTCAGCCAAAAACTGGTCGCGTTTTGCCCGAATTGCGGCCATTTTTTCTTCGGTTGTTGGCGCATATGGCGGCTTTTTGACTGGTTTGCCATCTTCACCACGAGTATATTGATTCGTGGCATACAACGCCTGTTCTTCGTCAGTGATCGACACAAAACCCTGATCCAGATATGGTTGTAATTCTTCTTCGTTGGTAAAGTGGACGCTAAGGGCGATAGAGGTTTCACGTTCGTTCTTCCCATTAAATTTTGCATAATAGTTATTCATTTTTATCAAGTCCCTTCTTTAGTTTCCGACTGCAATCCAATATACTCGGTCAGCGTCCCCATTTCTGACATTTATACGATAGTGCGTGTTTGATCTATACGTTACTGCTGGAGGATTACTGGATGGCTCCCAGATTTCGCTAGTTTCTTTACCTTTTATTGAGGTCATAGTAAAACAAGCGTTTGGGAAAGCAATGGGGAAAGATTGACGTTGATTAAATACGGTTGTATTACCCCATTGTATTATTAATCCATTACTAAATTTCTGATACCCAGTTTCAGCAAATAAATGCCCAGAATCCCCTAAGGCACTGCCCAGCGCCGTGGCAATAGACAAATTCCCCGAACCGTCAAAGCTGCCGCTGCCGGTTATCGCGCCAGTAAGCGCAATCGTCCTGGCAGCCGCCAGCTTAGTAGCATTTGCCGCAAGAGTGCAATTTGCCGGCACGATATTGGCTGTGCCATCAAACGCGGTACCGCCAATCGTTCTGGCAGTCGCCAACTTTGTCGCACTTGCCGCCAAGGTGCAGTTTGCAGGCACAATATTAGCCGTCCCGTCAAAGCTTGTGCCGCCGATGGTTCTGGCTGTCGCCAGCTTCGTGGCCGTCCCCGCATTGCCGCTGACACTGGTCTGCACCGGATGACGGTGATCGCCCCGCGCATACAGGCCGTTATCCGTGCCTACTGCCGCAGTACCCGCTGCCAGCGGCGCTGCTGCCGTAGCTTTGGCATGACCATAATTGCTGGCGCTTGACACGCCATAAGTCGTTGCGGTTGAAGCATGCGCAGTCGGCGTCATGCTGGTTGGCGCACCGCTGATATTGCCGTAAGCAATCTTCGGCCCCTGCCCCGCTGTCCCATTATGACTGTGGCCGGAGGTGCCGAACAAGGCCCAAAGCTGGGCCAGGGTTGCAGCCGGGGCATCATACCAGTTAGTAGCGCCGGTAATTGCCTTAATTTTCCCGGCCAGCCAGGATAAGAGTTGGGTTAGCGTTCCCGCATTGGCCGGAGACGCCAGCGCCTGGTTGACCGTCCGGCTGCCAATGGCCGCGTCATTCGCGGCCCCGGCCGCAAGTCCGGCGCTGGTAATCTTCGGCCCGTTCCCGGCAGTGCCGTTATGGTTATGGCCGCTTGTCCCTAATTTGGCGTCCAATACATCCATGTTGGCGTTTAAATCATCAATGTTAACAACGTCAGTACCTTCCGGCTTATTTAAGCTTAAATTCGGTGTTTGTTTCATTTTTGCTTATCCTCCATATACGCGTAATTGGCTCCATGTTCTGGCGCCTGCTTCGTTCCAGTCAATCGGCAGCAGCATGTTCCAGACCGTGTAAGTGTAGCTAATGCTATACCCCAGGTGCGCTGGCTTGATTTCATCCAGCATATTTAAAAATCCCGCCATGTTCGGCGGGATTCCCAATACCCCGATGAATTTGACTTCAAACCGGTATTCGTCATTGTATTCAATAACGTCAACCTCACCGCCGGAGAAGGCTTCGGCAACACTTTTGATTCTTTCCTTAGTGGATGTTCCTGATCCCCTGAGCTTGGCCTGGATAATTTCCCTGCGCCGTTCATAAGAGTTACTGCGGTCGGTGGCAAGCCCCAATTCATATTCCCAGTAGCCCAAGCCCCAGGTGGCCGTTTTAATAAAGAACTGGTCTAATAAATTTGGCAGGCCATAATATCGCAAAGCCCCGACATCCCCGGCCAGCACGCCCTGTAGTTTCAGCATTTCCGGCGATTCGTGGTAATACCAGGGCAGGTAGCGCATCAAATCCGGAATTTCATAGTCCGACTGCCCGGCGTCTGCGCCCAGGTCGCTATAGAGGAAGGCAGAGTATAAAAGTTTTCCGTAGGCCATGTTACACCCCCTTGAGTTGGTTCCAGGTTATCCCGCCTGTTGGGAAGGGGAAAGAAGCCGGGATCTGATCCTGGAAAGCAATCAGCCTTCTTGTCGCTCCGGCTGACCAGCCGCCAACCGCCCATTGATTGTCAGTGTCCAAACCGAAGTAGGCGGCATAAACGCCGGGGCGATGAAACGCCATAAAGGCCGCGCCTGATCCGGCAGCTGTCATTACTATCCCGCCAAGATTGTTGGCCGCATTGCCAATGCCGGTTGTTTGCCCATAGGAAAAAACCGGCCGGGATGATGATAAACCGCCAATCGGCAGATATTTGCCGTCCGCTTCGGCCTTGGTATAGACGCTCGCCGGCGCATGCGCGGCTTGACTGTGATCATAGGCCACTTTGCCCCGGTC from Dendrosporobacter quercicolus encodes:
- a CDS encoding gp53-like domain-containing protein translates to MKQTPNLSLNKPEGTDVVNIDDLNANMDVLDAKLGTSGHNHNGTAGNGPKITSAGLAAGAANDAAIGSRTVNQALASPANAGTLTQLLSWLAGKIKAITGATNWYDAPAATLAQLWALFGTSGHSHNGTAGQGPKIAYGNISGAPTSMTPTAHASTATTYGVSSASNYGHAKATAAAPLAAGTAAVGTDNGLYARGDHRHPVQTSVSGNAGTATKLATARTIGGTSFDGTANIVPANCTLAASATKLATARTIGGTAFDGTANIVPANCTLAANATKLAAARTIALTGAITGSGSFDGSGNLSIATALGSALGDSGHLFAETGYQKFSNGLIIQWGNTTVFNQRQSFPIAFPNACFTMTSIKGKETSEIWEPSSNPPAVTYRSNTHYRINVRNGDADRVYWIAVGN
- a CDS encoding tail fiber assembly protein, whose protein sequence is MNNYYAKFNGKNERETSIALSVHFTNEEELQPYLDQGFVSITDEEQALYATNQYTRGEDGKPVKKPPYAPTTEEKMAAIRAKRDQFLAESDKYMTPDYPITEVQREAWKAHRQTLRDMPETCDPDNPVWPVKPD
- a CDS encoding putative phage tail protein translates to MAYGKLLYSAFLYSDLGADAGQSDYEIPDLMRYLPWYYHESPEMLKLQGVLAGDVGALRYYGLPNLLDQFFIKTATWGLGYWEYELGLATDRSNSYERRREIIQAKLRGSGTSTKERIKSVAEAFSGGEVDVIEYNDEYRFEVKFIGVLGIPPNMAGFLNMLDEIKPAHLGYSISYTYTVWNMLLPIDWNEAGARTWSQLRVYGG